The DNA window CCAGCATGCTGCCCGGCGCGCGCCCGTTCGACGGCGCGCCGAACGTCGGCGCGCTCGCCGAGTTCCTGTCCTCGGCGCCGGATCGTGAACGGGACGCGCTCGGCGAGGACGTGCTCGCGGGATTCCTTGCCGCGGCGAGGAACGTGACCGCGCACCGGGACCGGCTGCTCGGCCCGGATTCCCCGCTCGCGGTGTTCACCGGGCTCCCGCTGCGCGTGCTCGTGCGCCCGACCTACCGGTATGCCGAACTGCTGACCAAGGCCGACCACCCGGCGCTGCTGTGCGATCGCGACGCGCGGCTCGACCACTTCGGACAGCTCGCCCTCGACGGCGACCGCCCGCGGCCCGAACTGGTCGCGGCCGAGGTCGCGGACCTGCTGGCGGGGGATGTTCCGCTCACCGAGGTCGAAGCGTCCGATGTGGAGGTTCGGTGCGCGGGCGCCCCGGTGTGCGTCCTCGACCGGTCGCCTTTGGACAGAGCGCGCGAGAAGATCCGGAACCTGACCGAAGAAGTCGTTTCCGCTGAGGCCGAGCTGGTGCGAGCATGCCTGCTCACCGACCGGTTCAACCGCGACGGACCGTGCATTTCAGCGTCCACTTCGGACTCCGGCGAAGCGGATCTCCTCGACGGCGCGCTGGCCGCCGGGCTCGCGTTGCGTCGCTCCGCCCGTTCCGGCCCGGCCGGGGTGAGCTGGCTCGACATCTCTTCGGTCGGCGGACGGGACTGGCACGTCGGCCCGAGCGACGATTCGCTGTACCGCGGGCTGCCCGGTATCGCGCTCGCCTGCGCCGAACTCGCCCACCGCACCGGTGATACCCGGATCGCGAGCCTGCGCGACGACGTCGTGGAGAGCTGGCTGCGGACACCCGTCCCGACCTCGCTCGGGGCGTTCGCGGGTGCGGCGGGCCACCTGGCCGCGGCCAGGTTGGTGGCACGCCGCGCACCGGATCCGGGGCTGGCGGAACGGGCCGGGCGGGCGCTTTCCGTGCTGTCCGGTGCCTCGGACGACTCGCTGGCACCGGATGTGCACTTCGGTGTCGCCGGTGCGGTCCTCGTGCTCCGTGCGGTCGGTTCGGATTCGGCGGCCTGGCAGGCGTGCGGGACCCGGCTGCTGACCGCCGTCGCGAACGAGCCGCCCCGGCTGACCGGGTTCGCGCACGGCACGTCCGGCATGGTGCTGGCGCTCAAGATCCTTGCCGACCAAGGGTTTCCGGCCGCTTTCGGGTACGCCGAGCAGCTTTCGGCGTGGCAGGAGGGGCAGTTCGTCCCCGGCGAAGGATGGCGCGATCTCCGCTTCGCTGCCGACGGGCCGGTGCGGACGACTTGGTGCAACGGCACCGCGGGCATCGGCACGGCGCTGGCGCTGGAAACGCATCTCGGGCTCGGCGGCGACCGGGAACGGCTGCGCACGGCGGTGACGACGAGCGCGGCCGAGGGAACCGGATCGGTGCTCAACCCGTGCGACGGCGATCTCGGCGTGGCCGCGCTCCTGCTCGACGCCGGTGTCCTGACGGGCGAGGACGAATGGGCGCTCCGCGGGCGCCGCCTCGCCCGCGGTGTCGCCGCGCGGGTGCTCGCCGA is part of the Amycolatopsis sp. CA-230715 genome and encodes:
- a CDS encoding DUF4135 domain-containing protein yields the protein MFLLPLKETAVGAARAGLPGEAHGLFDLVTARQPGDLTASAEAALSALLTALESPSGTTEFADALAQDEKDWQTALDTFGPLRDLATTRLRNWAEASAELVTRLLTDRDALTGWLGLDRPLDPVAVTTALGDTHRGARSVAAVTDRSGVRFAYRPRPVDIGAAFARFCAAIGETDVHTPDLLPGNGYGWARWVEHRPCGDRPAYATRLGRALAVLWALGGTDLHQENVVGDGARPVLVDLETPLGIDPVLIAGEPGAWAVHDSVLSTSMLPGARPFDGAPNVGALAEFLSSAPDRERDALGEDVLAGFLAAARNVTAHRDRLLGPDSPLAVFTGLPLRVLVRPTYRYAELLTKADHPALLCDRDARLDHFGQLALDGDRPRPELVAAEVADLLAGDVPLTEVEASDVEVRCAGAPVCVLDRSPLDRAREKIRNLTEEVVSAEAELVRACLLTDRFNRDGPCISASTSDSGEADLLDGALAAGLALRRSARSGPAGVSWLDISSVGGRDWHVGPSDDSLYRGLPGIALACAELAHRTGDTRIASLRDDVVESWLRTPVPTSLGAFAGAAGHLAAARLVARRAPDPGLAERAGRALSVLSGASDDSLAPDVHFGVAGAVLVLRAVGSDSAAWQACGTRLLTAVANEPPRLTGFAHGTSGMVLALKILADQGFPAAFGYAEQLSAWQEGQFVPGEGWRDLRFAADGPVRTTWCNGTAGIGTALALETHLGLGGDRERLRTAVTTSAAEGTGSVLNPCDGDLGVAALLLDAGVLTGEDEWALRGRRLARGVAARVLADRVPNPLDRRSGLMTGYAGVVLGLLHAADPADVPSATSVALNLLPSGRAARIDPRAASKLRR